A window of the Oryza brachyantha chromosome 5, ObraRS2, whole genome shotgun sequence genome harbors these coding sequences:
- the LOC102719385 gene encoding transcription factor MYBS3-like, with translation MARKCSSCGNNGHNSRTCSGQRILENSSSSSSYTATAAAAAAVTCGGLRLFGVQLQVGGSSPLKKCISMECLPSPAYYGAAASPSVSSSSSSLVSIEENTERISSGYLSDGLMGRGQERKKGVPWTEDEHRMFLAGLDKLGKGDWRGISQHFVTTRTPTQVASHAQKYFLRQNSLTQKKRRSSLFDVVEGGKRAAMPIAASASELQIPSMSLSVGTVKEEALLPPCLNLMSSSSSASQPSPSLTMLAKPQVQLQMPDLELKMSTSRLSDQSGSSPRTPFFGTISVT, from the exons ATGGCTAGGAAGTGCTCTAGCTGTGGAAACAATGGCCACAACTCCAGGACTTGCAGTGGCCAAAGAATTCTAgagaacagcagcagcagcagcagttatactgctactgctgctgctgctgctgctgtcacCTGTGGTGGCTTGAGATTGTTTGGGGTGCAGCTGCAGGTAGGAGGCTCCTCTCCTCTGAAGAAGTGCATCAGCATGGAGTGCCTGCCATCACCAGCATACTATGGAGCTGCTGCCTCGCCTTCGGtttcatcgtcgtcgtcttcgctTGTGTCGATTGAGGAGAACACTGAGAGGATTTCCAGTGGGTACCTGTCTGATGGGCTCATGGGCAGAGGTCAGGAGAGGAAGAAAG GAGTTCCATGGACCGAGGACGAACACCGGATGTTCCTCGCCGGCCTTGATAAGCTCGGGAAAGGCGATTGGCGGGGCATTTCCCAGCATTTCGTCACGACACGGACTCCGACGCAGGTCGCTAGCCATGCCCAGAAGTACTTCCTGAGGCAGAACAGCCTGACccagaagaagaggaggtcCAGCCTCTTTGATGTG GTTGAAGGTGGCAAGAGGGCAGCAATGCCCATTGCAGCATCTGCATCTGAATTGCAAATCCCCAGCATGTCACTCAGTGTGGGCACAGTGAAGGAGGAGGCTCTGCTGCCTCCATGTCTGAACCTGATGAGCAGCAGTTCATCAGCATCACAGCCTTCACCCTCTCTGACCATGCTGGCAAAGCCTCAGGTGCAACTCCAGATGCCTGACCTGGAGCTCAAGATGTCAACATCCAGGTTATCTGACCAATCCGGTTCGTCGCCGAGGACGCCTTTCTTCGGGACCATAAGTGTTACCtga